A single Larimichthys crocea isolate SSNF chromosome VIII, L_crocea_2.0, whole genome shotgun sequence DNA region contains:
- the LOC113746333 gene encoding piggyBac transposable element-derived protein 4-like isoform X1, with amino-acid sequence MFLSETEDELEQTHSDSDSVSENSLCSLDEDYVPRGPARGSDLDDLTDEDSSDEEWNNTPTKRRGSRKRRRSVSVSPVKSPSKKWERSPLKKKIQNGATTRKNTSSPKTGKAFSTPRRGNQIGRRRTERQLSREDADDGEDRWRDMDEEDVEPPQPRFRPERDVGPQLDRTANYTPLELFQLFFSTTVIDTLVKNTNAYGKRKYQGQKESWVPVTTADMYSFLSLVLYMGIVPLKTLREFWRGSKLFSLPFPASVMPCRRFLTISRSLHMNDPAVEAVNDQKKGTSGYDKLCKIKPLYEQILEACYTFFHPYQHISIDERMVATKARIGLKQYIRNKPTKWGFKLFVLADSVCGYTLNFFVYGGKDCEPTGKGLSYDVVMRLLKIPFLGKGYKLYVDNFYTSPTLFFDLLRKKIWACGTVRPNVSGYPKNKKNDMIEKTPRGTIRWIREGDLLFVKWLDTRQVTMCSTLHKAYSNDTAKRKVKDADGKWTVKDVPIPGCIKDYNQHMGGVDLSDALISYYNVLHKTHKWYKTLFYHFVDIATVNAFILHKEMCKLQNRPVLRQKNFREQLILSLAEIGSTPRRSARQNFPTSPFKVPYVSPSKVRPAPPSDVPPTSRPFQSNVLSASPSTVLTPPSSTEVPPAAASGAPGFGHLPSYFVEQMSNVAPRDRATAGRRACVVCKRKAPVYCSTCQKTLCFTTSRNCYSEWHRRNGICI; translated from the exons ATGTTTCTTTCAGAGACTGAGGATGAATTAGAACAGACCCACTCGGACTCAGACTCTGTAAGTGAGAACAGCCTCTGCAGCCTGGATGAGGATTACGTCCCGCGGGGGCCGGCCCGAGGATCAGACCT AGATGACCTAACCGATGAGGACAGTTCAGACGAGGAGTGGAATAATACGCCCACAAAGAGAAGAGGCTCCAGGAAGCGCCGCcgctctgtttctgtttctccagTGAAATCCCCATCTAAAAAGTGGGAACGAAGTCCCCTCAAAAAGAAGATCCAAAATGGAGCTACAACCAGAAAAAACACCTCCTCCCCAAAGACTGGTAAGGCCTTCTCCACTCCACGCAGGGGAAATCAAATTGGAAGGAGACGAACAGAAAGACAACTCTCGAGAGAGGATGCAGATGACGGAGAAGACCGGTGGCGTGACATGGATGAGGAAGATGTTGAGCCTCCGCAGCCGCGGTTCAGACCTGAGAGGGACGTGGGCCCACAGCTGGACAGAACCGCAAACTACACGCCGCTTGAACTGTTCCAGTTGTTCTTCTCCACGACAGTGATTGATACTTTGGTGAAAAACACCAATGCCTACGGGAAGAGGAAATACCAAGGCCAGAAGGAAAGCTGGGTGCCTGTAACAACAGCAGATATGTACTCCTTCCTGTCCCTTGTCCTCTACATGGGTATTGTACCGCTAAAAACTCTGAGAGAGTTCTGGAGAGGATCTAAGCTGTTCAGCCTGCCATTTCCTGCCTCTGTCATGCCTTGCAGACGCTTCCTGACCATCTCCCGCAGCCTACACATGAATGATCCTGCAGTTGAGGCAGTCAACGATCAGAAGAAAGGGACATCAGGGTATGACAAACTATGCAAGATAAAGCCACTATATGAGCAAATTTTGGAGGCCTGCTACACTTTCTTTCATCCCTACCAGCATATCTCCATAGACGAACGGATGGTGGCGACTAAAGCAAGGATCGGGTTGAAGCAGTACATCAGAAACAAGCCTACTAAATGGGGCTTTAAGCTCTTTGTTTTAGCAGACTCTGTGTGTGGCTACACCCTGAACTTTTTTGTGTACGGAGGAAAAGATTGTGAACCCACAGGGAAGGGACTAAGCTATGATGTTGTCATGAGGCTGCTGAAAATCCCCTTTCTGGGCAAAGGTTACAAGCTCTATGTGGACAACTTCTACACCAGTCCAACTCTTTTCTTTGATCTCCTTCGGAAAAAAATCTGGGCATGCGGCACCGTTCGTCCCAACGTATCTGGAtatcccaaaaataaaaaaaatgacatgattgAGAAAACGCCAAGGGGGACCATCCGATGGATCAGAGAAGGGGACTTGTTGTTCGTTAAGTGGTTAGACACTCGGCAGGTGACCATGTGTTCTACTTTACACAAAGCATACAGCAATGACACGGCAAAGCGCAAAGTGAAAGATGCAGATGGAAAGTGGACAGTGAAGGACGTACCTATCCCAGGCTGCATCAAAGATTACAACCAGCACATGGGGGGTGTCGACTTGTCAGACGCTTTAATATCCTACTACAACGTCCTACATAAAACCCATAAATGGtacaaaacactgttttatcaTTTCGTGGACATAGCCACTGTGAATGCCTTCATCCTCCACAAGGAAATGTGCAAACTGCAGAATCGACCCGTGTTAAGACAGAAAAACTTCAGGGAGCAATTGATCTTGTCGTTGGCTGAGATTGGGTCAACTCCACGTCGGTCAGCTCGGCAAAACTTCCCAACATCTCCTTTCAAAGTCCCTTACGTTTCTCCCTCCAAAGTCCGGCCTGCTCCTCCGTCCGATGTACCACCAACCTCACGTCCTTTCCAATCCAACGTCCTGTCGGCCTCTCCTTCCACAGTGTTAACTCCACCTTCATCCACTGAGGTGCCACCTGCTGCAGCCTCAGGGGCACCAGGTTTCGGTCACCTGCCCTCTTACTTTGTAGAACAAATGAGCAATGTGGCTCCCAGAGATCGGGCCACTGCCGGCAGAAGGGCGTGCGTGGTCTGCAAAAGAAAGGCGCCAGTCTATTGCAGCACTTGTCAAAAAACACTCTGTTTCACTACTTCAAGAAACTGCTATAGTGAGTGGCATAGAAGAAATGGTATCTGTATCTAA
- the LOC113746333 gene encoding piggyBac transposable element-derived protein 4-like isoform X2: MQTQGGHANSMQRPQLWFEHLVRDDLTDEDSSDEEWNNTPTKRRGSRKRRRSVSVSPVKSPSKKWERSPLKKKIQNGATTRKNTSSPKTGKAFSTPRRGNQIGRRRTERQLSREDADDGEDRWRDMDEEDVEPPQPRFRPERDVGPQLDRTANYTPLELFQLFFSTTVIDTLVKNTNAYGKRKYQGQKESWVPVTTADMYSFLSLVLYMGIVPLKTLREFWRGSKLFSLPFPASVMPCRRFLTISRSLHMNDPAVEAVNDQKKGTSGYDKLCKIKPLYEQILEACYTFFHPYQHISIDERMVATKARIGLKQYIRNKPTKWGFKLFVLADSVCGYTLNFFVYGGKDCEPTGKGLSYDVVMRLLKIPFLGKGYKLYVDNFYTSPTLFFDLLRKKIWACGTVRPNVSGYPKNKKNDMIEKTPRGTIRWIREGDLLFVKWLDTRQVTMCSTLHKAYSNDTAKRKVKDADGKWTVKDVPIPGCIKDYNQHMGGVDLSDALISYYNVLHKTHKWYKTLFYHFVDIATVNAFILHKEMCKLQNRPVLRQKNFREQLILSLAEIGSTPRRSARQNFPTSPFKVPYVSPSKVRPAPPSDVPPTSRPFQSNVLSASPSTVLTPPSSTEVPPAAASGAPGFGHLPSYFVEQMSNVAPRDRATAGRRACVVCKRKAPVYCSTCQKTLCFTTSRNCYSEWHRRNGICI; encoded by the coding sequence AGATGACCTAACCGATGAGGACAGTTCAGACGAGGAGTGGAATAATACGCCCACAAAGAGAAGAGGCTCCAGGAAGCGCCGCcgctctgtttctgtttctccagTGAAATCCCCATCTAAAAAGTGGGAACGAAGTCCCCTCAAAAAGAAGATCCAAAATGGAGCTACAACCAGAAAAAACACCTCCTCCCCAAAGACTGGTAAGGCCTTCTCCACTCCACGCAGGGGAAATCAAATTGGAAGGAGACGAACAGAAAGACAACTCTCGAGAGAGGATGCAGATGACGGAGAAGACCGGTGGCGTGACATGGATGAGGAAGATGTTGAGCCTCCGCAGCCGCGGTTCAGACCTGAGAGGGACGTGGGCCCACAGCTGGACAGAACCGCAAACTACACGCCGCTTGAACTGTTCCAGTTGTTCTTCTCCACGACAGTGATTGATACTTTGGTGAAAAACACCAATGCCTACGGGAAGAGGAAATACCAAGGCCAGAAGGAAAGCTGGGTGCCTGTAACAACAGCAGATATGTACTCCTTCCTGTCCCTTGTCCTCTACATGGGTATTGTACCGCTAAAAACTCTGAGAGAGTTCTGGAGAGGATCTAAGCTGTTCAGCCTGCCATTTCCTGCCTCTGTCATGCCTTGCAGACGCTTCCTGACCATCTCCCGCAGCCTACACATGAATGATCCTGCAGTTGAGGCAGTCAACGATCAGAAGAAAGGGACATCAGGGTATGACAAACTATGCAAGATAAAGCCACTATATGAGCAAATTTTGGAGGCCTGCTACACTTTCTTTCATCCCTACCAGCATATCTCCATAGACGAACGGATGGTGGCGACTAAAGCAAGGATCGGGTTGAAGCAGTACATCAGAAACAAGCCTACTAAATGGGGCTTTAAGCTCTTTGTTTTAGCAGACTCTGTGTGTGGCTACACCCTGAACTTTTTTGTGTACGGAGGAAAAGATTGTGAACCCACAGGGAAGGGACTAAGCTATGATGTTGTCATGAGGCTGCTGAAAATCCCCTTTCTGGGCAAAGGTTACAAGCTCTATGTGGACAACTTCTACACCAGTCCAACTCTTTTCTTTGATCTCCTTCGGAAAAAAATCTGGGCATGCGGCACCGTTCGTCCCAACGTATCTGGAtatcccaaaaataaaaaaaatgacatgattgAGAAAACGCCAAGGGGGACCATCCGATGGATCAGAGAAGGGGACTTGTTGTTCGTTAAGTGGTTAGACACTCGGCAGGTGACCATGTGTTCTACTTTACACAAAGCATACAGCAATGACACGGCAAAGCGCAAAGTGAAAGATGCAGATGGAAAGTGGACAGTGAAGGACGTACCTATCCCAGGCTGCATCAAAGATTACAACCAGCACATGGGGGGTGTCGACTTGTCAGACGCTTTAATATCCTACTACAACGTCCTACATAAAACCCATAAATGGtacaaaacactgttttatcaTTTCGTGGACATAGCCACTGTGAATGCCTTCATCCTCCACAAGGAAATGTGCAAACTGCAGAATCGACCCGTGTTAAGACAGAAAAACTTCAGGGAGCAATTGATCTTGTCGTTGGCTGAGATTGGGTCAACTCCACGTCGGTCAGCTCGGCAAAACTTCCCAACATCTCCTTTCAAAGTCCCTTACGTTTCTCCCTCCAAAGTCCGGCCTGCTCCTCCGTCCGATGTACCACCAACCTCACGTCCTTTCCAATCCAACGTCCTGTCGGCCTCTCCTTCCACAGTGTTAACTCCACCTTCATCCACTGAGGTGCCACCTGCTGCAGCCTCAGGGGCACCAGGTTTCGGTCACCTGCCCTCTTACTTTGTAGAACAAATGAGCAATGTGGCTCCCAGAGATCGGGCCACTGCCGGCAGAAGGGCGTGCGTGGTCTGCAAAAGAAAGGCGCCAGTCTATTGCAGCACTTGTCAAAAAACACTCTGTTTCACTACTTCAAGAAACTGCTATAGTGAGTGGCATAGAAGAAATGGTATCTGTATCTAA